Proteins found in one Bacillus subtilis subsp. subtilis str. 168 genomic segment:
- the srfAB gene encoding surfactin synthetase (Evidence 1a: Function from experimental evidences in the studied strain; PubMedId: 15066026, 16166527, 16553878, 17227471, 14762003, 26284661; Product type e : enzyme): MSKKSIQKVYALTPMQEGMLYHAMLDPHSSSYFTQLELGIHGAFDLEIFEKSVNELIRSYDILRTVFVHQQLQKPRQVVLAERKTKVHYEDISHADENRQKEHIERYKQDVQRQGFNLAKDILFKVAVFRLAADQLYLVWSNHHIMMDGWSMGVLMKSLFQNYEALRAGRTPANGQGKPYSDYIKWLGKQDNEEAESYWSERLAGFEQPSVLPGRLPVKKDEYVNKEYSFTWDETLVARIQQTANLHQVTGPNLFQAVWGIVLSKYNFTDDVIFGTVVSGRPSEINGIETMAGLFINTIPVRVKVERDAAFADIFTAVQQHAVEAERYDYVPLYEIQKRSALDGNLLNHLVAFENYPLDQELENGSMEDRLGFSIKVESAFEQTSFDFNLIVYPGKTWTVKIKYNGAAFDSAFIERTAEHLTRMMEAAVDQPAAFVREYGLVGDEEQRQIVEVFNSTKAELPEGMAVHQVFEEQAKRTPASTAVVYEGTKLTYRELNAAANRLARKLVEHGLQKGETAAIMNDRSVETVVGMLAVLKAGAAYVPLDPALPGDRLRFMAEDSSVRMVLIGNSYTGQAHQLQVPVLTLDIGFEESEAADNLNLPSAPSDLAYIMYTSGSTGKPKGVMIEHKSILRLVKNAGYVPVTEEDRMAQTGAVSFDAGTFEVFGALLNGAALYPVKKETLLDAKQFAAFLREQSITTMWLTSPLFNQLAAKDAGMFGTLRHLIIGGDALVPHIVSKVKQASPSLSLWNGYGPTENTTFSTSFLIDREYGGSIPIGKPIGNSTAYIMDEQQCLQPIGAPGELCVGGIGVARGYVNLPELTEKQFLEDPFRPGERIYRTGDLARWLPDGNIEFLGRIDNQVKVRGFRIELGEIETKLNMAEHVTEAAVIIRKNKADENEICAYFTADREVAVSELRKTLSQSLPDYMVPAHLIQMDSLPLTPNGKINKKELPAPQSEAVQPEYAAPKTESEKKLAEIWEGILGVKAGVTDNFFMIGGHSLKAMMMTAKIQEHFHKEVPIKVLFEKPTIQELALYLEENESKEEQTFEPIRQASYQQHYPVSPAQRRMYILNQLGQANTSYNVPAVLLLEGEVDKDRLENAIQQLINRHEILRTSFDMIDGEVVQTVHKNISFQLEAAKGREEDAEEIIKAFVQPFELNRAPLVRSKLVQLEEKRHLLLIDMHHIITDGSSTGILIGDLAKIYQGADLELPQIHYKDYAVWHKEQTNYQKDEEYWLDVFKGELPILDLPADFERPAERSFAGERVMFGLDKQITAQIKSLMAETDTTMYMFLLAAFNVLLSKYASQDDIIVGSPTAGRTHPDLQGVPGMFVNTVALRTAPAGDKTFAQFLEEVKTASLQAFEHQSYPLEELIEKLPLTRDTSRSPLFSVMFNMQNMEIPSLRLGDLKISSYSMLHHVAKFDLSLEAVEREEDIGLSFDYATALFKDETIRRWSRHFVNIIKAAAANPNVRLSDVDLLSSAETAALLEERHMTQITEATFAALFEKQAQQTPDHSAVKAGGNLLTYRELDEQANQLAHHLRAQGAGNEDIVAIVMDRSAEVMVSILGVMKAGAAFLPIDPDTPEERIRYSLEDSGAKFAVVNERNMTAIGQYEGIIVSLDDGKWRNESKERPSSISGSRNLAYVIYTSGTTGKPKGVQIEHRNLTNYVSWFSEEAGLTENDKTVLLSSYAFDLGYTSMFPVLLGGGELHIVQKETYTAPDEIAHYIKEHGITYIKLTPSLFHTIVNTASFAKDANFESLRLIVLGGEKIIPTDVIAFRKMYGHTEFINHYGPTEATIGAIAGRVDLYEPDAFAKRPTIGRPIANAGALVLNEALKLVPPGASGQLYITGQGLARGYLNRPQLTAERFVENPYSPGSLMYKTGDVVRRLSDGTLAFIGRADDQVKIRGYRIEPKEIETVMLSLSGIQEAVVLAVSEGGLQELCAYYTSDQDIEKAELRYQLSLTLPSHMIPAFFVQVDAIPLTANGKTDRNALPKPNAAQSGGKALAAPETALEESLCRIWQKTLGIEAIGIDDNFFDLGGHSLKGMMLIANIQAELEKSVPLKALFEQPTVRQLAAYMEASAVSGGHQVLKPADKQDMYPLSSAQKRMYVLNQLDRQTISYNMPSVLLMEGELDISRLRDSLNQLVNRHESLRTSFMEANGEPVQRIIEKAEVDLHVFEAKEDEADQKIKEFIRPFDLNDAPLIRAALLRIEAKKHLLLLDMHHIIADGVSRGIFVKELALLYKGEQLPEPTLHYKDFAVWQNEAEQKERMKEHEAYWMSVLSGELPELDLPLDYARPPVQSFKGDTIRFRTGSETAKAVEKLLAETGTTLHMVLHAVFHVFLSKISGQRDIVIGSVTAGRTNADVQDMPGMFVNTLALRMEAKEQQTFAELLELAKQTNLSALEHQEYPFEDLVNQLDLPRDMSRNPLFNVMVTTENPDKEQLTLQNLSISPYEAHQGTSKFDLTLGGFTDENGIGLQLEYATDLFAKETAEKWSEYVLRLLKAVADNPNQPLSSLLLVTETEKQALLEAWKGKALPVPTDKTVHQLFEETVQRHKDRPAVTYNGQSWTYGELNAKANRLARILMDCGISPDDRVGVLTKPSLEMSAAVLGVLKAGAAFVPIDPDYPDQRIEYILQDSGAKLLLKQEGISVPDSYTGDVILLDGSRTILSLPLDENDEGNPETAVTAENLAYMIYTSGTTGQPKGVMVEHHALVNLCFWHHDAFSMTAEDRSAKYAGFGFDASIWEMFPTWTIGAELHVIDEAIRLDIVRLNDYFETNGVTITFLPTQLAEQFMELENTSLRVLLTGGDKLKRAVKKPYTLVNNYGPTENTVVATSAEIHPEEGSLSIGRAIANTRVYILGEGNQVQPEGVAGELCVAGRGLARGYLNREDETAKRFVADPFVPGERMYRTGDLVKWVNGGIEYIGRIDQQVKVRGYRIELSEIEVQLAQLSEVQDAAVTAVKDKGGNTAIAAYVTPETADIEALKSTLKETLPDYMIPAFWVTLNELPVTANGKVDRKALPEPDIEAGSGEYKAPTTDMEELLAGIWQDVLGMSEVGVTDNFFSLGGDSIKGIQMASRLNQHGWKLEMKDLFQHPTIEELTQYVERAEGKQADQGPVEGEVILTPIQRWFFEKNFTNKHHWNQSVMLHAKKGFDPERVEKTLQALIEHHDALRMVYREENGDIVQVYKPIGESKVSFEIVDLYGSDEEMLRSQIKLLANKLQSSLDLRNGPLLKAEQYRTEAGDHLLIAVHHLVVDGVSWRILLEDFASGYMQAEKEESLVFPQKTNSFKDWAEELAAFSQSAHLLQQAEYWSQIAAEQVSPLPKDCETEQRIVKDTSSVLCELTAEDTKHLLTDVHQPYGTEINDILLSALGLTMKEWTKGAKIGINLEGHGREDIIPNVNISRTVGWFTAQYPVVLDISDADASAVIKTVKENLRRIPDKGVGYGILRYFTETAETKGFTPEISFNYLGQFDSEVKTDFFEPSAFDMGRQVSGESEALYALSFSGMIRNGRFVLSCSYNEKEFERATVEEQMERFKENLLMLIRHCTEKEDKEFTPSDFSAEDLEMDEMGDIFDMLEENLK; this comes from the coding sequence ATGAGCAAAAAATCGATTCAAAAGGTGTACGCACTGACACCAATGCAGGAGGGAATGCTGTATCATGCGATGCTTGATCCGCATTCTTCCTCGTACTTCACACAATTAGAGCTTGGGATTCACGGCGCTTTTGATCTTGAAATCTTTGAGAAAAGCGTCAATGAACTGATTCGGTCATACGATATTCTCCGTACGGTATTTGTGCATCAGCAGCTGCAAAAACCGCGTCAGGTCGTGTTAGCGGAACGCAAAACAAAAGTGCATTATGAGGATATCAGTCATGCAGACGAAAACCGCCAGAAAGAGCACATTGAGCGTTACAAACAAGACGTTCAGCGCCAAGGCTTTAACCTGGCAAAAGACATATTGTTCAAGGTAGCGGTTTTCCGCCTTGCTGCAGATCAGCTGTATCTTGTCTGGAGCAATCATCATATTATGATGGACGGCTGGAGCATGGGCGTCCTCATGAAAAGCCTGTTCCAAAACTATGAAGCGCTCAGAGCAGGCAGGACACCGGCAAACGGTCAGGGCAAGCCTTATTCCGATTACATCAAGTGGCTTGGAAAACAGGACAATGAAGAAGCGGAGAGCTACTGGAGCGAGCGCTTGGCGGGTTTTGAACAGCCAAGCGTGCTCCCGGGCCGCCTGCCTGTGAAAAAAGACGAATACGTCAATAAAGAATATTCATTTACATGGGACGAAACACTGGTTGCCCGTATTCAGCAAACCGCAAATCTCCATCAAGTGACAGGGCCTAACCTATTTCAGGCCGTTTGGGGCATTGTTCTCAGCAAATACAACTTTACGGATGATGTGATCTTCGGAACGGTCGTCTCGGGACGACCGTCTGAAATCAACGGAATCGAAACGATGGCGGGGCTGTTTATCAACACCATTCCAGTGCGGGTGAAAGTTGAACGAGATGCTGCATTCGCTGATATTTTCACAGCTGTTCAGCAGCATGCAGTAGAGGCAGAGCGTTACGATTACGTGCCGCTCTATGAGATTCAAAAACGCTCAGCTCTTGATGGCAATCTCTTAAACCATCTGGTCGCGTTTGAAAATTATCCGCTTGATCAAGAGCTTGAAAACGGCAGCATGGAAGACCGCCTCGGGTTTTCGATTAAGGTAGAAAGCGCATTTGAACAAACGAGCTTCGATTTCAACCTGATTGTGTATCCGGGCAAAACGTGGACCGTCAAAATTAAATATAACGGAGCCGCCTTTGATTCCGCTTTTATCGAACGGACAGCGGAGCACCTTACCCGCATGATGGAAGCAGCTGTCGATCAGCCGGCCGCTTTTGTGCGTGAGTACGGGCTTGTGGGAGACGAAGAGCAGCGGCAAATTGTCGAGGTGTTTAACAGCACGAAAGCCGAACTCCCTGAAGGAATGGCTGTTCACCAAGTGTTTGAAGAGCAAGCGAAACGGACGCCGGCGAGCACCGCCGTCGTATATGAAGGAACCAAGCTGACGTACCGCGAGCTGAATGCAGCGGCTAACCGTCTGGCGAGAAAGCTTGTCGAACATGGGCTTCAAAAAGGGGAAACAGCAGCGATTATGAACGACCGCTCAGTAGAAACCGTTGTCGGCATGCTGGCTGTTTTAAAAGCAGGCGCCGCATATGTGCCGCTTGATCCAGCGCTTCCTGGGGATCGTCTTCGTTTCATGGCAGAGGACAGCTCCGTTCGAATGGTTTTGATCGGAAATTCTTATACAGGGCAGGCACATCAGCTGCAAGTGCCGGTTCTTACACTGGACATAGGCTTTGAAGAGAGTGAAGCGGCTGACAATCTCAACCTGCCATCCGCCCCGTCTGATTTGGCGTACATCATGTACACATCCGGTTCAACGGGCAAACCGAAAGGCGTCATGATCGAACATAAAAGCATTCTGCGCCTCGTCAAAAATGCCGGGTACGTTCCTGTTACTGAAGAAGACCGCATGGCGCAAACGGGAGCTGTCAGCTTTGATGCCGGAACGTTTGAGGTATTCGGCGCACTGCTGAATGGCGCAGCACTTTATCCGGTCAAAAAAGAGACACTGCTTGATGCGAAACAATTTGCTGCATTCCTGCGTGAGCAAAGCATCACAACTATGTGGCTGACATCACCTTTATTCAACCAGCTTGCTGCAAAGGATGCGGGTATGTTCGGCACACTGCGCCATTTAATCATCGGCGGAGATGCCCTTGTCCCGCATATTGTCAGCAAAGTAAAACAGGCATCGCCGTCGCTTTCATTGTGGAACGGATACGGCCCGACAGAAAACACGACGTTTTCAACCAGTTTTCTGATCGACCGCGAGTATGGCGGCTCTATCCCAATCGGGAAGCCGATCGGAAATTCCACTGCCTATATTATGGATGAGCAGCAATGCCTGCAGCCAATCGGCGCGCCTGGTGAGCTTTGCGTAGGCGGAATCGGTGTAGCGCGTGGGTATGTCAATCTCCCTGAGCTGACGGAGAAGCAATTTCTGGAAGACCCGTTCAGACCGGGTGAGAGAATTTACCGCACTGGTGACTTGGCAAGATGGCTGCCGGACGGCAATATCGAATTTTTAGGCAGAATCGACAACCAAGTGAAGGTGCGCGGCTTCCGAATTGAGCTTGGCGAAATTGAAACAAAACTGAACATGGCTGAGCATGTGACAGAAGCCGCGGTGATCATACGCAAGAACAAAGCAGACGAAAATGAAATTTGCGCGTACTTCACGGCGGATCGTGAAGTGGCTGTGAGTGAGCTGAGAAAAACACTGTCTCAGTCTTTGCCTGACTATATGGTCCCTGCCCACCTGATTCAAATGGACAGCCTGCCGCTCACGCCAAACGGGAAAATCAACAAAAAGGAACTGCCTGCACCGCAATCAGAAGCCGTGCAGCCGGAATACGCAGCACCAAAAACAGAGAGTGAAAAGAAATTAGCGGAGATCTGGGAAGGAATACTCGGCGTCAAAGCAGGCGTTACCGATAACTTCTTTATGATCGGCGGCCATTCTTTGAAAGCGATGATGATGACGGCGAAAATTCAAGAGCATTTTCATAAGGAAGTTCCGATAAAAGTGCTTTTTGAAAAGCCGACTATTCAAGAACTGGCACTGTATTTGGAAGAGAACGAAAGCAAGGAGGAGCAGACGTTTGAACCGATCAGGCAAGCATCTTATCAGCAGCATTATCCTGTATCCCCGGCCCAGCGGAGAATGTATATCCTCAATCAGCTTGGACAAGCAAACACAAGCTACAACGTCCCCGCTGTACTTCTGCTGGAGGGAGAAGTAGATAAAGACCGGCTTGAAAACGCGATTCAGCAATTAATCAACCGGCACGAAATCCTCCGTACATCGTTTGACATGATCGACGGAGAGGTTGTGCAAACCGTTCATAAAAACATATCGTTCCAGCTGGAGGCTGCCAAGGGACGGGAAGAAGACGCGGAAGAGATAATCAAAGCATTTGTTCAGCCGTTTGAATTAAACCGCGCGCCGCTCGTCCGTTCGAAGCTTGTCCAGCTGGAAGAAAAACGCCACCTGCTGCTCATTGATATGCATCATATTATTACTGACGGAAGTTCAACAGGCATTCTAATCGGTGATCTTGCCAAAATATATCAAGGCGCAGATCTGGAACTGCCACAAATTCACTATAAAGATTACGCAGTTTGGCACAAAGAACAAACTAATTATCAAAAAGATGAGGAATACTGGCTCGATGTCTTTAAAGGCGAACTGCCAATACTGGATCTTCCCGCGGATTTCGAGCGGCCAGCTGAACGGAGCTTTGCGGGAGAGCGCGTGATGTTTGGGCTTGATAAGCAAATCACGGCTCAAATCAAATCGCTCATGGCAGAAACAGATACGACAATGTACATGTTTTTGCTGGCGGCGTTCAATGTACTCCTTTCCAAGTACGCGTCACAGGATGATATCATTGTCGGCTCGCCGACAGCTGGCAGAACACATCCTGATCTGCAAGGTGTGCCGGGTATGTTTGTCAACACGGTGGCACTCAGAACGGCACCAGCGGGAGATAAAACCTTCGCGCAATTCCTTGAAGAGGTCAAAACAGCCAGCCTTCAAGCATTCGAGCACCAGAGCTATCCGCTTGAGGAGCTGATTGAAAAGCTTCCGCTTACAAGGGATACAAGCAGAAGTCCGCTGTTCAGCGTGATGTTCAACATGCAGAATATGGAGATTCCTTCATTAAGATTAGGAGATTTGAAGATTTCCTCGTATTCCATGCTTCATCATGTTGCGAAATTTGATCTTTCCTTGGAAGCGGTCGAGCGTGAAGAGGATATCGGCCTAAGCTTTGACTATGCGACTGCCTTGTTTAAGGACGAGACGATCCGCCGCTGGAGCCGCCACTTTGTCAATATCATCAAAGCGGCCGCGGCTAATCCGAACGTTCGGCTGTCTGATGTAGATCTGCTTTCATCTGCAGAAACGGCTGCTTTGCTAGAAGAAAGACATATGACTCAAATTACCGAAGCAACCTTTGCAGCACTTTTTGAAAAACAGGCCCAGCAAACACCTGACCATTCTGCGGTGAAGGCTGGCGGAAATCTGTTGACCTATCGCGAGCTTGATGAACAGGCGAACCAGCTGGCGCATCATCTTCGTGCCCAAGGGGCAGGAAATGAAGACATCGTCGCGATTGTTATGGACCGGTCAGCTGAAGTCATGGTATCCATTCTCGGTGTCATGAAGGCGGGGGCAGCTTTCCTTCCGATTGATCCTGATACACCTGAAGAACGAATCCGTTATTCATTAGAGGACAGCGGAGCAAAATTTGCGGTCGTGAATGAAAGAAACATGACGGCTATTGGGCAATATGAAGGGATAATTGTCAGCCTTGATGACGGTAAATGGAGAAATGAAAGCAAGGAGCGCCCATCATCCATTTCCGGGTCTCGCAATCTTGCATACGTCATTTATACGTCCGGTACGACCGGAAAGCCAAAGGGCGTGCAGATTGAGCATCGTAATCTGACAAACTATGTCTCTTGGTTTAGTGAAGAGGCGGGCCTGACGGAAAATGATAAGACTGTATTGCTTTCATCTTACGCATTTGACCTTGGCTATACGAGCATGTTCCCTGTACTTCTGGGCGGGGGCGAGCTCCATATCGTCCAGAAGGAAACCTATACGGCGCCGGATGAAATAGCGCACTATATCAAGGAGCATGGGATCACTTATATCAAGCTGACACCGTCTCTGTTCCATACAATAGTGAACACCGCCAGTTTTGCAAAAGATGCGAACTTTGAATCCTTGCGCTTGATCGTCTTGGGAGGAGAAAAAATCATCCCGACTGATGTTATCGCCTTCCGTAAGATGTATGGACATACCGAATTTATCAATCACTACGGCCCGACAGAAGCAACGATCGGCGCCATCGCCGGGCGGGTTGATCTGTATGAGCCGGATGCATTTGCGAAACGCCCGACAATCGGACGCCCGATTGCGAATGCCGGTGCGCTTGTCTTAAATGAAGCATTGAAGCTTGTGCCGCCTGGAGCGAGCGGACAGCTCTATATCACGGGACAGGGGCTCGCGAGAGGGTATCTCAACAGGCCTCAGCTGACAGCCGAGAGATTTGTAGAAAATCCATATTCGCCGGGAAGCCTCATGTACAAAACCGGAGATGTCGTACGAAGACTTTCTGACGGTACGCTTGCATTTATCGGCCGGGCTGATGATCAGGTGAAAATCCGAGGCTACCGCATTGAGCCGAAAGAAATTGAAACGGTCATGCTCAGCCTCAGCGGAATTCAAGAAGCGGTTGTACTAGCGGTTTCCGAGGGCGGTCTTCAAGAGCTTTGCGCGTATTATACGTCGGATCAAGATATTGAAAAAGCAGAGCTCCGGTACCAGCTTTCCCTAACACTGCCGTCTCATATGATTCCTGCTTTCTTTGTGCAGGTTGACGCGATTCCGCTGACGGCAAACGGAAAAACCGACAGAAACGCTCTGCCGAAGCCTAACGCGGCACAATCCGGAGGCAAGGCCTTGGCCGCACCGGAGACAGCGCTTGAAGAAAGTTTATGCCGCATTTGGCAGAAAACGCTTGGCATAGAAGCCATCGGCATTGATGACAATTTTTTCGATTTAGGCGGCCATTCATTAAAAGGGATGATGCTGATTGCCAACATTCAGGCGGAATTGGAGAAAAGCGTACCGCTTAAAGCACTGTTCGAGCAGCCGACAGTTCGCCAGCTGGCGGCTTATATGGAGGCGTCTGCTGTTTCAGGCGGCCATCAAGTACTCAAACCGGCTGACAAGCAGGATATGTATCCATTGTCATCCGCACAGAAACGAATGTACGTGCTCAATCAGCTTGACCGCCAGACGATAAGCTACAACATGCCATCTGTTCTTCTAATGGAAGGAGAGCTTGATATTTCGCGCCTGCGCGACTCACTCAATCAGCTTGTGAACCGTCACGAATCATTGCGGACGTCATTTATGGAAGCTAATGGTGAGCCTGTTCAGCGCATCATTGAGAAGGCGGAGGTTGATCTTCATGTGTTTGAAGCCAAAGAAGACGAAGCGGACCAAAAGATTAAGGAATTTATCCGGCCATTCGACTTAAACGACGCACCGCTCATTCGCGCAGCTTTGCTTCGAATAGAAGCGAAAAAACATTTGCTGCTTTTAGATATGCATCATATCATCGCAGACGGCGTCTCAAGAGGCATCTTTGTAAAAGAATTGGCGCTGCTTTACAAAGGAGAGCAGCTTCCGGAGCCGACGCTTCATTATAAAGATTTCGCCGTTTGGCAAAATGAAGCTGAGCAAAAAGAACGGATGAAGGAGCATGAGGCGTACTGGATGTCAGTTCTTTCAGGCGAGCTGCCAGAGCTTGATCTCCCGCTCGATTATGCCCGTCCGCCTGTGCAAAGCTTTAAAGGAGATACGATCCGTTTCCGTACGGGAAGTGAGACGGCAAAGGCGGTAGAAAAACTGCTTGCCGAAACCGGAACGACCTTGCACATGGTGCTCCATGCTGTTTTCCACGTCTTTTTAAGCAAAATTTCCGGACAGCGGGATATCGTCATCGGCTCCGTTACTGCCGGCCGGACGAATGCTGATGTTCAGGACATGCCGGGAATGTTCGTCAATACACTTGCCCTGAGAATGGAAGCGAAAGAACAGCAAACATTTGCGGAGCTTTTGGAGCTAGCAAAGCAGACGAACCTGTCAGCCCTTGAGCATCAGGAGTATCCGTTTGAAGATCTGGTTAATCAGCTTGATCTCCCTCGGGATATGAGCCGAAACCCATTGTTTAATGTGATGGTGACGACAGAAAACCCTGATAAAGAACAGCTTACATTGCAAAATCTGAGCATTTCACCTTATGAGGCTCATCAGGGAACTTCTAAGTTTGATCTGACACTGGGCGGATTTACTGATGAAAATGGCATTGGCTTGCAGCTCGAATATGCGACAGATCTGTTCGCAAAAGAAACAGCTGAAAAATGGAGCGAATACGTTCTGCGGCTACTAAAGGCTGTTGCGGATAACCCGAACCAGCCGCTTTCCAGTCTGTTACTGGTCACCGAGACAGAAAAGCAAGCGCTTCTTGAGGCATGGAAGGGCAAAGCGCTGCCTGTGCCGACAGACAAAACGGTTCATCAGCTATTCGAAGAGACTGTCCAGCGCCACAAAGACCGCCCGGCTGTCACATACAACGGCCAATCTTGGACGTACGGCGAGCTGAACGCGAAGGCAAACCGCCTCGCCCGGATTCTGATGGACTGCGGCATCAGCCCGGATGACCGCGTCGGCGTTCTCACGAAGCCGTCGCTTGAAATGTCCGCCGCGGTGCTCGGCGTCTTGAAAGCCGGAGCGGCGTTTGTGCCGATTGATCCTGACTACCCGGATCAGCGGATTGAGTATATTTTACAGGACAGCGGCGCGAAGCTTCTCTTGAAACAGGAAGGCATTTCAGTGCCGGACAGCTATACGGGAGATGTCATTCTTCTCGACGGAAGCCGCACGATTCTAAGCCTGCCGCTTGATGAAAACGACGAGGGAAATCCAGAAACCGCTGTAACCGCGGAGAACTTGGCGTACATGATTTACACGTCTGGAACGACCGGACAGCCGAAGGGTGTCATGGTCGAGCACCATGCGCTTGTGAACCTGTGCTTCTGGCACCACGACGCGTTCAGCATGACAGCGGAGGACCGCAGTGCGAAGTACGCGGGCTTCGGGTTCGACGCTTCCATTTGGGAGATGTTCCCGACCTGGACGATCGGCGCTGAACTTCACGTCATTGATGAAGCGATCCGCCTCGATATCGTCCGCCTGAACGATTATTTTGAAACGAACGGCGTAACGATCACGTTCCTGCCGACACAGCTTGCGGAACAGTTCATGGAGCTTGAGAACACATCACTTCGCGTCCTCTTGACCGGAGGAGACAAGCTGAAGCGGGCAGTGAAAAAGCCGTACACACTCGTCAACAACTACGGGCCGACAGAAAATACGGTCGTTGCCACAAGCGCAGAAATCCATCCGGAGGAAGGCTCGCTTTCCATCGGACGGGCCATTGCCAATACGAGAGTATACATTCTCGGCGAGGGCAATCAGGTGCAGCCGGAAGGCGTAGCCGGAGAGCTTTGCGTGGCGGGGCGCGGACTGGCACGAGGCTATCTGAATCGAGAAGACGAAACCGCGAAGCGGTTTGTCGCTGATCCGTTTGTGCCGGGTGAACGCATGTACCGCACCGGCGACTTGGTGAAGTGGGTGAACGGCGGCATCGAATACATCGGCCGGATCGACCAGCAGGTCAAGGTCCGCGGCTACCGGATCGAGCTCTCAGAAATTGAAGTCCAGCTCGCCCAGCTTTCTGAGGTGCAGGATGCGGCGGTGACAGCTGTCAAAGATAAAGGCGGCAATACAGCGATCGCGGCGTATGTCACACCGGAAACAGCTGACATAGAAGCACTAAAATCAACACTAAAGGAAACCCTGCCGGATTACATGATCCCGGCGTTCTGGGTGACGCTGAACGAGCTTCCGGTTACGGCAAACGGCAAAGTCGACCGCAAAGCCTTGCCTGAGCCGGACATCGAAGCGGGAAGCGGAGAATACAAAGCGCCGACGACCGACATGGAAGAGCTGCTTGCCGGCATCTGGCAGGACGTGCTTGGAATGTCTGAAGTCGGTGTCACCGACAATTTCTTCTCGCTTGGCGGAGATTCCATCAAAGGAATTCAAATGGCGAGCCGCTTGAATCAGCACGGCTGGAAGCTGGAAATGAAAGATCTCTTCCAGCATCCGACGATCGAAGAGCTCACCCAGTACGTAGAGCGTGCCGAAGGCAAACAGGCAGACCAAGGCCCGGTGGAGGGCGAAGTCATCCTGACGCCGATCCAGCGCTGGTTCTTTGAAAAGAACTTCACGAACAAGCACCACTGGAACCAATCGGTGATGCTTCACGCCAAAAAGGGCTTTGATCCTGAACGGGTGGAGAAAACATTGCAGGCGCTGATCGAGCATCATGACGCGCTCCGCATGGTCTACCGCGAGGAAAACGGGGACATCGTTCAGGTGTATAAACCGATCGGTGAGAGCAAGGTCAGCTTCGAAATCGTGGATCTGTACGGCTCCGATGAAGAGATGCTGAGAAGCCAGATTAAGCTTCTCGCGAACAAGCTGCAAAGCAGTCTCGATCTGCGAAACGGGCCGCTTTTAAAGGCGGAGCAATATCGCACAGAAGCTGGGGATCACCTGCTCATTGCTGTACACCATCTCGTGGTCGACGGTGTGTCATGGCGGATTTTGCTTGAAGACTTTGCTTCAGGCTACATGCAGGCTGAGAAAGAAGAGAGCCTTGTCTTCCCGCAAAAAACAAACTCCTTCAAGGATTGGGCGGAAGAACTGGCGGCATTCAGCCAATCAGCGCATCTTTTACAGCAGGCTGAATACTGGTCGCAAATTGCCGCTGAACAGGTTTCTCCTTTACCTAAGGATTGTGAAACAGAGCAGCGGATCGTCAAGGATACATCATCTGTCCTATGTGAATTAACGGCAGAAGACACTAAGCATCTTTTAACAGATGTTCATCAGCCATATGGAACTGAAATCAACGATATTCTTCTCAGCGCGCTCGGTTTGACAATGAAAGAATGGACAAAGGGGGCCAAAATTGGCATTAACCTTGAGGGACACGGCCGGGAGGACATTATCCCGAATGTGAATATCTCCAGAACGGTCGGCTGGTTTACGGCACAATACCCTGTTGTGCTCGACATATCTGACGCAGATGCCTCAGCTGTGATCAAAACAGTCAAAGAAAACCTGCGCCGCATTCCGGACAAAGGTGTTGGCTACGGCATTCTTCGTTATTTCACAGAAACAGCGGAAACAAAGGGCTTCACACCGGAGATCAGCTTCAACTATTTGGGCCAATTCGACAGTGAAGTCAAAACCGATTTCTTTGAACCGTCCGCTTTCGATATGGGGCGCCAAGTAAGCGGAGAATCAGAGGCGCTGTACGCATTAAGCTTCAGCGGCATGATCAGAAACGGCCGGTTTGTGCTTTCCTGCTCCTACAATGAGAAGGAGTTTGAAAGAGCTACAGTCGAGGAGCAAATGGAACGGTTTAAAGAAAACCTCCTGATGCTAATCCGCCATTGCACGGAAAAAGAAGACAAGGAATTCACACCAAGCGACTTCAGCGCCGAAGACCTTGAAATGGACGAGATGGGAGATATCTTTGACATGCTTGAGGAGAATTTAAAATAA
- the comS gene encoding regulator of genetic competence (Evidence 1a: Function from experimental evidences in the studied strain; PubMedId: 10361283, 16554821, 8752331, 9696775, 22720735; Product type r: regulator) — translation MNRSGKHLISSIILYPRPSGECISSISLDKQTQATTSPLYFCWREK, via the coding sequence TTGAACCGATCAGGCAAGCATCTTATCAGCAGCATTATCCTGTATCCCCGGCCCAGCGGAGAATGTATATCCTCAATCAGCTTGGACAAGCAAACACAAGCTACAACGTCCCCGCTGTACTTCTGCTGGAGGGAGAAGTAG